The genomic segment AGTTCGGTCACGTGGAAGGACCTCGTACGTCTGTAGGATTCTTCCAATAGGCGTCCTATCCCGGCCGGGATCTCATTGCGCGTTGAAAGCGGTGACGAGGCCGTGATGATGTATCGGGGTCGATCATGTCTGATCTCATGGCCAAAAGCGAACTTGCGAGATTTCGGATCATAGGCCCATTCCTCGAACACCCGGATCTGCTTCGCCTCTTGATGATCGGCTAGGATGCGGTCCATCTCCGCCCTCATCTCCCCGATGGCACCGGACGCAGGCTCAGAGGTCCTCTCCAGGGATTCACGAGTTTCGGGCAGCCGCAGGCGCTCCCAGCCGCCGGTTTGATAGACGGAACTGTGTCCCTCGAGGTGAGCCTGTGCCCAGTTGGTGGCCAGGAGGCGACTATCGGGTCTGTCGAGAAGCGAGTTTGATCGGATTACGTTATGGGCCGAAGGGAAGACAATGAGGCCCGCGAGGGCCAGGGTCGCACCGTTCTTCAGATAGGAGGAACGACCCCGTGCAATGAGGTCGGCGAGGTCAATGACACTGACGGCTGCCGCGATGCAGAGAAAAGGGACGACGGGAATCATGTACCTGAGGAACACGGTCAACCCTTTTCCCGCGATGGCGTAATAGACCATGGGAAAGGACCAGAGGACGAGCGCGGTTCTCGGACTTCGGCGTGCGAAAATGAACAATCCGACCAGCGATGCGACCAGCAGGCTCCATCCAAGGCCGTGCCACAAGGTAAAGCGGAGGTGGTACCACCATCCCCTGCCTAGGTCGATGCGATCGCCCGAAGAGAGATGCCACGCCTCGTAGAGAACCCCGGAAAGGAACGTCCGGAAATCGATCAACGCGAACGGTGTCCCGGCCAGGAAGGCGAATACCATCCCAAGGACAAAGACCAAGATCCGTCTATCGATCAAGGACCCGAGCACGCTGACGTACAACGGGCGGACAAGCGACACGTGGCACAAAAGGAGAGGGACGGCCAGAAAAAGACCACTGTACTTCGTGGACATGGCCAGTCCGGCGAAAATCCCGGCGAGCAGGTAATTCGTCCGAGTCGGATGAGCATGGATTCTGGATATGAACAGAACGGAGCACATGATCAGAAACGCCAGCGGTACGTCCGTGACGCCAAAGTGCGAGTCTCGGACATGGAGGTGTGTCAGGGCGAGAAAAAGTGCTGCGACGAGGCCCGTCCTCCGGTCGACGGAGCGCGCGCAAATGCGGTAGACGAGCCAGACGGTCGCGATGCCGAGAGTTGCCGAAATGGTTCTGTCAATGAGGTAGAAGTTGGACGGATCGAGCGCGTATTCGGTGAGAAAGTCGGGTCGCGATGAATACCTTCCCGACAGGGTCCCGAGAAGGTAGTAGCAACCATACAAGAAGAACAGGACATACATGTAGAGCGTGGGATAGTTAAACACGTGCGGATTGAAATCGCCGGAACTGAAGCGAAGCGCCGTTCTGATCAGGTGAGCTTCGTCGGGCCGGCACTCCGGGTTCGGGAGCCCGAAGCCGATTCCCCAGAATCTTACGAAGGCGGCGACACACAGAACAGCGAGGAGCGCCAGGCGGTGCCCCGTCGAATTCGAGTGCGAGCCCTGGTCACGTTCCGTGGTCATCCCGAAGCCTCGGATTCGGATGGAAGGGGGGCCATTGCGGCGCTCAGAAGTCAAATCGTAAGGGCGCAGCGACCGCGTACAGGGAATGGCAGGATGAGCGTCATCTTCTCGAATTCATGGGAGCGGAAGGTCCCCATGCATAGATCGGCCGCGCGGACGCATCACGCCGGCCCCTACGAGGGGTGTCAGGCCGATGGCCATGATGGCCGTGCGTCGTTCCAGCGATCGCAAGGCTAGGACCATGCCGGCATTCTAGCACTGTCGGGGCCTTGGCCGAGATGGCCTATCCTGCGCGGCGATCGTCCCAAGACAGCCATTGGCTGCGTGCGACGGGCCTTCCGCGCGAAGGGTCCGGTGGTCCTCATCGACTGCGGCCGGAAGAACAACCAGGTGTGCATGCTCCTGGAGAAGAGCGCGGAGGGCGGCCAGGGACATCGTCTTCAGGTTGCTGGTGAGGCCTGTCTTGGACATCGCTCCTCAGGGGCGGTCCGGACGGGGCCGCGGAACGCCCGGTCCTGGTGGGGAATCACCGGGACCGGGGATGGTTGGCGATTGCATGCCCCGGGCAAACGTCGTATATTCTGAGACCCGGCGGACCCAAGTTACGCGATGAACCCCTTGGCCAGGAAGGCCCTGCTCTTCGCCCTCTTCTCCCTGCTTCTGGGAGGGGAGACGGCCTACTTCGGGCGCGAGTGCGCCGCCACAGTCCAGCGACAGCGGGGCGAGCGGGCCTTCTTCTGGAACGATCACCGCACCTCGTGGGGCCACAATCGGGCTGCTCTCGCCTGGGGAAGCAACCCCGAGCGCCTGCGGCGGAAGAGACCGATCGACCTCCAGGCCCCGTCAGAGGATCCCCGCGAGAACCTGACCCCCGCCCTCATCGAGATCGATGCCGCGCGCCTTTTGGTCGCGCAGGACGAGCGCGATTGCACCGTGGAGTTCCGGAAGAAGGCCATCGCGATCGACCCGTGCTCCTACGATGCCCGGTTCCTGCTCGGGCTCCTCGCCCTGAACCCTGGCGCGAGCGGCCACCGGGAGCAGTGCGCCAGCATGGCGCCGGGGACGGCACGATGAGCACGCTGCGTCGCGACATGAGCCGCCCGATCATGATGCTGATCGTGTTGGGCTACCTGACGCTGCTGGCCGTCGGACTGATCCGGA from the Candidatus Polarisedimenticolia bacterium genome contains:
- a CDS encoding glycosyltransferase family 39 protein translates to MTTERDQGSHSNSTGHRLALLAVLCVAAFVRFWGIGFGLPNPECRPDEAHLIRTALRFSSGDFNPHVFNYPTLYMYVLFFLYGCYYLLGTLSGRYSSRPDFLTEYALDPSNFYLIDRTISATLGIATVWLVYRICARSVDRRTGLVAALFLALTHLHVRDSHFGVTDVPLAFLIMCSVLFISRIHAHPTRTNYLLAGIFAGLAMSTKYSGLFLAVPLLLCHVSLVRPLYVSVLGSLIDRRILVFVLGMVFAFLAGTPFALIDFRTFLSGVLYEAWHLSSGDRIDLGRGWWYHLRFTLWHGLGWSLLVASLVGLFIFARRSPRTALVLWSFPMVYYAIAGKGLTVFLRYMIPVVPFLCIAAAVSVIDLADLIARGRSSYLKNGATLALAGLIVFPSAHNVIRSNSLLDRPDSRLLATNWAQAHLEGHSSVYQTGGWERLRLPETRESLERTSEPASGAIGEMRAEMDRILADHQEAKQIRVFEEWAYDPKSRKFAFGHEIRHDRPRYIITASSPLSTRNEIPAGIGRLLEESYRRTRSFHVTELDRKDNFFDQQDAFYLPFAGFHDVERPGPNIDIYERAD